The Paramicrobacterium fandaimingii DNA segment CGGCGAGCTTGCGAAGGATCGCCGAGACGTGCACACTCGCGGTCTTTGTGCTGATAAACAGCCGCTCGCCGATCTGCCTGTTGCTGAGCCCGTCGGCGACGAGCGCCAGCACCTGCTGCTCACGGGCGGTGAGCAGATCTGAGGCACCGGATGCCGCGGGGCCGCTGAGCCCGGCCGCGTCGGCGTAGGCGGTCACCTCCGCGAGCGTTGCCACGTGGGCGAGATTGCGTGCGAGGTGCCGGGCATCGTCCATTATCGAGGCGGCGCGACCTCTGTCGCCCGACGCCACGAGAACTCGCGCAAACTGCAGTCGGAGGAGCGGCCGCATGAGCGCCGGAACCGTCGCGTCGTCTGACGCGTCAACGGCGGCGTGCAGAACATCGATCGCCGAGGCAATCGGGGCGGCAAGTAGTCCGTCGACCACGGCTGACAGCGGTTCTGTCGCAACGTCCTCCGGCAGAGCGCGCCACGCGCCGCGCACGGTCTCGGCCGCGGCATCCACATCGTGTTCTGCTCCCGAATCACGCCAGCGAGCGATGATCGCGGATGCTTTCAGCAGAAAGTTTCGCCTGTGCAGAATGTGGCCCGATCCGCCGCGCTGATCGAGTGCCTCTGAGATGGCGCGCCACACCTCGCTCCACTCGCCCTCGGCGCTGGCGATCTCGAGGCGTATTTCGCTCGCGGCCCACCAGACCTGCAGTTCAACGCGTGCAATCGTGTCGAAGCTCGGCAGCCACTGCCCGGCAAGCCTCTTCGCCGTCTCGGTGTCACCTCGCCAGAGAAGTGCCTGCACCTGGGTTCGCTGTGAATAGCTCTGCGGCACCGTGAGGCTGCCGAGCGACAGCGTGCGGGCGATGGTTCGTTCAGCCTCGTCGATCTCTCCACGAGCGAAGAGGGGATCAACCATGTTGTGCAGAAGCATCGACCCTGAGCTGCGTTCCACGCCCAACTCGATAGCGCCCACATGTCCCGCACGCGCGACGTCTATCGCCTCGTCATATCGCCCGAGCAGGTTCAGCAGATCTGAATAGTTGACACTGAACCGCAGGCGTGACTTCGCGTCGACGGCATCCGCTCGGGCACGCTCCATGTCGGCGAGGGCCTCCGTGACATCGCCCAGATGAGCGCGAGACACTCCGCGCAGGTTCGCTGCAATCGATCGCTCCGCTCTCTCTCCCGCAGACGACGCCACATCGTACGCTCTCGACGCTGTCACGATTGCCTCGTGCGCCTTGCCCACAAGCATGTACCGCGCGGCAAGCATGTTCAGGATCAAGGCCCGAAGCCGCTCGTCATGCACATGTCCTGGGTTGTCGTCCTCGGCATCACCGAGCAGCGCAAGGGCATCGATCAGCAGCTCAACGGCACCGGGGCGCCCGATGTTCGCGAGGTACTGCGCCTTGTCTCGCAGCAGCCGCACGAAAAGGTCGGGTGGAACGGGGGAGCGGTCGGCCTCCTCGAGCGCCGCGTTGACAAGAGCCAGCGCCCGCTCGCCCACGCCCGCATTTCTGTGCAACGAGGCAACCGATGACATCAATTTCACGTGCGAGAGGTCGGTTAGCTTCTCTGGGCCTTCCACGCGATCCCACAGTTCGAGTGCGAGCTCACCCAATTGCGATGCCGTCGCATAGGCGTACGACGTCTTCGCGCTCCACATGGCCGAAACGGCAGCGTCGAGGGCGCGGGGCGCGTCGCCCGCGGCGTTCCAGTGATACGCGAGCTCGTACTCACCGTCGATTTCCGGATGCTGTTCAAAGGCGCGCGCGTACGCGAGGTGCACTCGCCCCCTCTCACCGGGGAGCAGCTCGCCGTGCGCTGCCTCGCGCAAGAGCGAGTGCCGAAAGCAGTAGGCATCACGATCGACCTCGAGGATGCTCGCGTTCACCCCAGCGCGCACGGCGTCGTCGAGTGCGTCATCGCCGATGTCGACGACGTCTCTCAGAATCACATGGGGCAGCCATCCGCTCGAGGCAGAGAGCACGCGCACAATGCGCTGCGCCGTGGCATCGAGCACGTCGTACCGGGCGAGCAGCAGATCCCGCAGGGTGCCCGGCATCGTGCCGTCTATGCAGTTCGAAAGCTCTTCGACGAAGAAGGGAACTCCCTCGGTGCGATCGAAGACGCTGTCGAGAGCGTCATCGTCGAGTGAGCGCTCGCGCAGCGACTCGGCAAGGGCGCGCACCTCCTGGCGGTCAAGTCGTGTCAGCTCGACGCGCTCGAGAAGGCGAGCACGCTCGCTCTCGACAAGAAACGTGTGGGCCGGAGTTCCTCTGCCAACGTCTTCACTGCGAACACTCGCGACGATGAGAAGTCGCGCGTTCGAAATGGCGCGCATCAAGAAGCGCAGCATTGTCAGCGTCGAGTCGTCTGCCCAATGCAGGTCTTCGATCATCACGACAAGCGGCGCTCTGGCGGCGTAGGCCTCGAGCAGCACAGCGATGGCATCGTGAAGTCGGCTGGCGCTCACCTCGCTCCAGTCGACGGATCCGTCACCCAGCTCGGGCAGCAGAAGCAGAAGCGCATCGCGCCCCGGCCCGACCACGTCGCGCGCGGCCTCGGCACCCATGTCTGCGACAATCGCGCGCAGCACGCCGACGATCGGTGCGTAAGGAACCGGCGTCGCACCGTAGTCGATGCACTGCCCGACGGCTACATTCGCCGTGGTGCGTGCGCGCTCGCGAAACTCCCGAAGCAGTCGTGTCTTGCCGATTCCAGCTTCGCCCGCCACCAGCACAGCCTGTGGACTCCCCGCAACGCTTCGCTCGAAGGCCGACCCCAGCGTTCGCAGCTCGGCATCGCGTCCGACCATCGTGGCGCGCACAGGTGTGACCATGTCACCATGGTGCCACGGCGCACCGACACCGACACTGTCAGGCGGTAGCATCCATGCCCGGCTCTGTCCGTGTGTTGGCACCAGCCGTTGTCGCCGCCACCCGCAGGCGGCTGGCATCGCGGCGCCGCTGGGCGACACCTCTCAGCCAGGTTACGCCGCGTGAAAACAGCGAGACGTACGGCACAATCTGCTCGGGACTGAGCTCTGCAGCGCGCCGGTACTCTGCCGCGTGC contains these protein-coding regions:
- a CDS encoding ATP-binding protein, encoding MVTPVRATMVGRDAELRTLGSAFERSVAGSPQAVLVAGEAGIGKTRLLREFRERARTTANVAVGQCIDYGATPVPYAPIVGVLRAIVADMGAEAARDVVGPGRDALLLLLPELGDGSVDWSEVSASRLHDAIAVLLEAYAARAPLVVMIEDLHWADDSTLTMLRFLMRAISNARLLIVASVRSEDVGRGTPAHTFLVESERARLLERVELTRLDRQEVRALAESLRERSLDDDALDSVFDRTEGVPFFVEELSNCIDGTMPGTLRDLLLARYDVLDATAQRIVRVLSASSGWLPHVILRDVVDIGDDALDDAVRAGVNASILEVDRDAYCFRHSLLREAAHGELLPGERGRVHLAYARAFEQHPEIDGEYELAYHWNAAGDAPRALDAAVSAMWSAKTSYAYATASQLGELALELWDRVEGPEKLTDLSHVKLMSSVASLHRNAGVGERALALVNAALEEADRSPVPPDLFVRLLRDKAQYLANIGRPGAVELLIDALALLGDAEDDNPGHVHDERLRALILNMLAARYMLVGKAHEAIVTASRAYDVASSAGERAERSIAANLRGVSRAHLGDVTEALADMERARADAVDAKSRLRFSVNYSDLLNLLGRYDEAIDVARAGHVGAIELGVERSSGSMLLHNMVDPLFARGEIDEAERTIARTLSLGSLTVPQSYSQRTQVQALLWRGDTETAKRLAGQWLPSFDTIARVELQVWWAASEIRLEIASAEGEWSEVWRAISEALDQRGGSGHILHRRNFLLKASAIIARWRDSGAEHDVDAAAETVRGAWRALPEDVATEPLSAVVDGLLAAPIASAIDVLHAAVDASDDATVPALMRPLLRLQFARVLVASGDRGRAASIMDDARHLARNLAHVATLAEVTAYADAAGLSGPAASGASDLLTAREQQVLALVADGLSNRQIGERLFISTKTASVHVSAILRKLAVSTRTEAAVMARRAAR